In a single window of the Gossypium hirsutum isolate 1008001.06 chromosome A13, Gossypium_hirsutum_v2.1, whole genome shotgun sequence genome:
- the LOC107894704 gene encoding L10-interacting MYB domain-containing protein-like, whose product MTNFEKETGKGFSQRQLKNRWDALKKEWKAWKKLKGEDTGLGWNPIKRTVDASDDWWESRLKVVPEAQKFRTLGIDPEFEGKLDQMFMGIVATGDKAWAPSSGTLRSDIFKDVNNEIPEENEEENVRNDVRILNDVHISNDVHISNDVQIDGNGQKRKNPEISSSHFKTGRKKSSKQIGGAARLSSQIEKLCNAANNMSQATSSLTPIMDPYGIPQAVKVLDSMSEEVLEASLLYFFALRLLLNKDKRIMFLSINPKIRALWLKTEMEDS is encoded by the exons ATGACTAACTTTGAGAAAGAAACAGGCAAGGGTTTTTCACAAAGACAACTTAAAAATAGGTGGGATGCCCTAAAAAAAGAATGGAAAGCTTGGAAGAAACTTAAAGGCGAAGATACTGGTCTAGGGTGGAATCCTATAAAAAGAACCGTTGATGCATCGGATGATTGGTGGGAGAGTAGGCTAAAG GTTGTGCCTGAAGCTCAAAAATTTAGAACATTGGGCATTGATCCTGAATTCGAAGGGAAGTTAGACCAAATGTTCATGGGGATAGTTGCAACAGGTGATAAAGCATGGGCACCTTCTTCTGGTACACTCCGTAGTGATATTTTTAAAGATGTTAACAATGAAAtacctgaagagaatgaagaagaaaatgtgaGAAATGATGTTCGCATTTTAAATGatgttcacatttcaaatgatgttcacatttcaaatgatgTTCAAATTGATGGAAACGGTCAAAAAAGGAAAAACCCTGAGATATCAAGTTCACATTTTAAAACTGGAAGAAAGAAATCCTCAAAGCAAATTGGAGGGGCGGCAAGATTGTCTagtcaaatagaaaaattatgcaaTGCAGCTAACAATATGAGTCAAGCCACATCTAGTTTGACTCCTATTATGGATCCATATGGTATTCCACAAGCAGTCAAAGTGCTCGACAGCATGTCGGAAGAAGTTCTAGAAGCTAGTCTGCTATACTTTTTCGCACTTAGATTATTGCTCAATAAGGACAAGCgaattatgtttttatcaattaatcccaAGATTAGAGCTTTGTGGCTTAAGACGGAAATGGAGGATAGCTGA